The following proteins are encoded in a genomic region of Cygnus olor isolate bCygOlo1 chromosome 11, bCygOlo1.pri.v2, whole genome shotgun sequence:
- the CIAO2A gene encoding cytosolic iron-sulfur assembly component 2A translates to MSLVLGLLAQALGRALRYSAPPRAGHAPRGRAMEQDKALEVYDIIRTIRDPEKPNTLEELEVVTESCVEVNEIGEDEYLVIIRFTPTVPHCSLATLIGLCLRIKLQRCLPFRHKLEIYISEGTHSTEEDINKQINDKERVAAAMENPNLREIVEQCVTEPD, encoded by the exons ATGTcgctggtgctggggctgctggcgcAGGCGCTGGGCAGGGCGCTGCGGTACTCCGCGCCGCCTAGGGCCGGCCAtgcgccccggggccgggccaTGGAGCAGGACAAGGCGCTCGAGGTCTACG ATATAATCCGTACTATCCGGGACCCGGAGAAACCTAATACTTTAGAAGAACTGGAAGTGGTAACGGAAAGCTGCGTTGAAGTAAATGAGATCGGTGAAGATGAGTATCTGGTTATCATCAGGTTTACACCAACAGTACCTCATTGCTCTTTGGCGACTCTCATTG GCCTTTGTTTAAGAATAAAACTTCAGAGATGTTTGCCTTTTAGACATAAG CTGGAAATCTACATATCTGAAGGTACACATTCCACTGAAGAAGACA TCAACAAGCAAATCAACGATAAAGAGAGAGTAGCAGCTGCGATGGAGAATCCAAACTTGCGAGAAATTGTGGAGCAGTGTGTTACAGAGCCTGACTAG